A genome region from Brassica oleracea var. oleracea cultivar TO1000 chromosome C2, BOL, whole genome shotgun sequence includes the following:
- the LOC106322666 gene encoding protein TIFY 11B-like, protein MSNGKAPEKSSFSLRCSLFSRYLKEKGSFGNIDIGLARKLDLELAGKSDLSGQQNEIKKADISETRPFDLSQKVSVGEASTSSGGNPRFVDLSEPASVVPEPGNSQLTIFFRGKVMVYDEFPEDKAKEIMEAAREAAHHVSTDSKNTQNLDMNVNNKSNVVIPDLNEPSTSGTNNDDHQTGQQHQVVERIARRASLHRFFAKRKDRAVARAPYQVNQSGGHLPPKPQKVGPSVEPGQPSQQPETPSKPKRHNDVSMEVDGEGRCSEDLELKL, encoded by the exons ATGTCGAACGGAAAAGCACCGGAGAAGTCTAGTTTTTCCCTGAGATGTAGTTTGTTCAGCCGCTACTTGAAGGAGAAGGGTAGTTTTGGGAATATTGATATAGGGTTGGCTCGGAAACTCGATCTTGAACTCGCCGGAAAATCCGATCTCAGTG GACAACAAAATGAGATAAAGAAGGCAGACATTTCAGAAACCAGACCCTTCGATTTGTCTCAGAAGGTTTCAGTAGGTGAAGCCTCTACTTCTTCCGGAGGCAATCCCAGATTTGTGGATCTAAG CGAACCAGCAAGTGTAGTACCGGAACCTGGAAATTCCCAGTTAACCATATTCTTCCGCGGAAAAGTTATGGTTTACGACGAGTTTCCTGAAGACAAAGCAAAGGAGATAATGGAAGCAGCGAGAGAAGCAGCACATCATGTTTCTACTGATTCAAAGAACACTCAGAATCTAGACATGAACGTCAACAACAAAAGCAACGTTGTGATTCCTGATCTGAACGAGCCAAGTACTTCCGGGACCAACAACGATGATCATCAAACAGGACAGCAACATCAAGTCGTGGAACGCATTGCAAGAAGAGCCTCTCTTCATCGTTTCTTTGCTAAACGAAAAGACAG GGCTGTGGCTAGAGCTCCGTATCAAGTGAATCAAAGTGGTGGTCATCTTCCTCCCAAGCCACAAAAGGTTGGTCCATCGGTAGAGCCAGGACAACCCTCGCAACAGCCTGAGACTCCCTCAAAACCAAAGAGACATAACGATGTGTCGATGGAAGTGGACGGAGAAGGAAGGTGTTCAGAAGATCTCGAACTCAAGCTTTAG
- the LOC106322969 gene encoding pollen receptor-like kinase 3: protein MAVAWLIWPLMLSLTALSANSLTEAEALLKFKESLTNTKSLDSWTLDSKPCGRTQRWFGLLCNKNSVFGLQIEQLGLTGNIDVAPLVDLPGLRTVSIMNNSFSGKIPEFNRLTALKSIYLSNNRFSGDIPPDYFARMLSLKKLWLSNNEFSGHIPLSLATTLPKLMELHLENNQFTGIIPNFTQPGLADVNLSNNRLTGEIPPGLSRFKASSFAGNSDLCGAELGTTCTQPGISTASISVDGDKKDEYKSKYYIAFGTLGFLFILIIFFLLILKKRRTSMLRTSEQDNTEDQQIQVTVDGSRSGASRHGKPSSFRELRTDLVMVNKEKGVFDLEELLKSSAHVLGAPNGQPNSGGSVGSAYKAVIASGVKVVVKRVTVMNEVSIGVFAQEIKNLGSLRHKNILTPLAYHSRRDEKLLVFEFIPNLSLLHRLKSEEDTQLNWPSRFKIIQGIARGMCYLHGELAFLTLPHGNLKSSNIFLADDGEPLISEFGLQRLISPDAQSQSLAAYSSSDATVSAKSDVYTFGAVVLEILTGKSPAQYGGLDPAGGASLAEWIGSDVDLLHPTVVTAARDDKMVWDEIENVLRIGVRCIGEDPDRRPSMIEIVDELTMDDSSDDFISIET from the exons ATGGCCGTGGCCTGGCTAATTTGGCCGCTCATGCTATCTCTCACAGCACTTTCTGCTAACTCGTTAACCGAAGCAGAAGCATTGCTGAAATTCAAGGAATCACTAACAAACACCAAGTCTCTCGATTCTTGGACATTAGATTCAAAGCCTTGCGGAAGAACACAACGATGGTTCGGATTGCTATGCAACAAAAACTCTGTTTTTGGGCTCCAAATCGAACAATTGGGTCTCACAGGAAACATTGACGTTGCACCCTTAGTCGACCTACCCGGTTTACGCACCGTAAGCATAATGAACAACTCCTTCTCCGGTAAAATACCAGAGTTTAACCGATTAACCGCTCTGAAATCGATTTACTTATCAAACAATCGGTTCTCTGGTGATATCCCTCCTGATTATTTCGCAAGAATGCTTTCCCTGAAGAAATTGTGGCTGTCGAACAACGAGTTCTCTGGCCACATCCCTCTCTCGCTTGCCACTACATTACCAAAACTGATGGAGCTACACCTCGAAAACAATCAATTCACTGGGATTATACCGAACTTCACCCAACCGGGTTTAGCTGATGTCAATCTCTCAAACAATCGGCTAACCGGAGAAATACCACCCGGTTTGTCAAGATTCAAGGCAAGCAGTTTCGCGGGAAATTCTGATCTTTGTGGTGCAGAGCTAGGAACAACCTGCACGCAGCCGGGAATTTCAACTGCATCGATCTCAGTAGACGGAGACAAGAAAGATGAGTATAAGAGCAAATACTATATAGCATTCGGTACACTAGGGTTCCTTTTTATCCTTATCATATTCTTCTTATTAATCCTAAAGAAGAGGAGGACGAGTATGCTTCGTACCTCTGAACAAGACAACACAGAGGATCAACAAATTCAG GTAACTGTTGACGGATCAAGAAGTGGAGCCTCGAGGCATGGTAAGCCCAGTAGTTTCCGCGAGCTGAGGACAGATTTGGTGATGGTGAACAAAGAAAAGGGTGTTTTCGATTTAGAGGAGTTACTAAAATCATCAGCTCACGTTCTCGGAGCTCCCAACGGCCAGCCTAACAGCGGGGGAAGCGTGGGATCTGCGTACAAGGCGGTGATCGCGAGCGGAGTCAAGGTGGTGGTGAAGCGAGTGACGGTGATGAATGAAGTGAGTATAGGCGTATTCGCACAAGAGATCAAAAACCTAGGAAGCTTGCGTCACAAGAACATCCTAACGCCTCTGGCTTACCATTCCAGGCGAGACGAGAAGCTACTAGTGTTCGAATTCATCCCTAATCTAAGCCTGCTTCACCGATTAAAAAGCGAGGAGGATACGCAACTAAACTGGCCTTCACGGTTTAAAATCATTCAAGGAATCGCAAGAGGGATGTGTTACCTCCACGGAGAGTTAGCGTTTCTAACCTTACCTCACGGAAACCTAAAATCGAGCAACATATTCCTCGCCGACGACGGCGAGCCGCTGATCTCCGAGTTCGGCCTCCAGAGATTGATCAGCCCCGACGCTCAATCCCAATCCCTAGCCGCGTATAGCTCTAGCGACGCAACCGTCTCTGCGAAATCCGACGTGTATACTTTCGGAGCCGTGGTGTTAGAGATCTTGACGGGGAAGTCCCCGGCGCAATACGGTGGATTGGATCCAGCCGGTGGCGCGAGTTTGGCGGAGTGGATTGGCTCCGACGTGGATCTGCTTCATCCGACGGTTGTAACTGCCGCTCGCGATGATAAAATGGTGTGGGATGAGATCGAGAATGTTTTGCGGATCGGTGTGAGATGTATCGGAGAAGATCCAGATCGGCGACCGAGTATGATTGAAATCGTTGACGAACTAACGATGGATGATTCTAGCGACGACTTCATTTCTATAGAAACTTAG